From the genome of Candidatus Desulfarcum epimagneticum:
CGGATCCATTCCCCTTTTTTTTCAAGGACCTTGAACGGAACGCCTTTTTTTACCCTGAAAAGAGACTCGTGGCTCTCCCCGGGTCCGGATCGGATGTCGCAGATTTCCGCCTTGATGATGACCGAGGGCGCGGGGCCCGCCAGGGGTTTGTAAATCCAGCCCCGGTCGTTTTCAAAGTCTTTGAAATAATGCCAGTTTCCCGATTCCCCGATGGGAATAAAGGGATAGTGTTTTTCCGCCCGCCACAAAACGTCATACTCGGCCCCGGGGCCTGAGCGGATGTTGGCCACCGGCGCCTTCACGGAAAGCCGGGGGGCTTTTTTCGTTTGTTTGGCCTCGTTTTCGTGCCGGGCCGCCGCCGGGATGAGCCAAAAGGCGGCCCATATGAAAAATACGAGCGGTAAAAACGCGATGTTTTTTTTCATTTTTTCTTAAGCGCTCCCGCGCTGTTTCCCGGGCCCGGCCTCGGGCCTGGCCAGTATCTTAAAGGCCATTTTGGACCCGATGACAAACCGTCTGTTTTCCACGGCCGCCACCAGCTGGCCCTCTCCCCGGTTGGTGATGATCCGGACCGTCTCGCCCCGGCGGATCCCCATGCTCAGCATCCGCGCCTCAAACCTTCGGCCGCCCAGGAATTTTTCAATGGTCGCCGTCTCCCCGGCCCTGGCCCTGGCCAGAGGGATCAGGTCGGAGCGCTCTTTGAGGCATTGGGAGCAGATGCCGTAGATGTCCATTTTATGCTGAAGCATGTGAAAACCGTGGGCCGCGGCGATCTCCATCTGGAGGTCCTCAAGCGCCTTGCTGTGAAACTCAATGATCTTCCGGCATTTGGCGCAGACCATGTGGTCGTGGCGCCGGTCCAGGATCAGGGGCTCGTAGCGGGGCGACCCGTTCTGGAAGCGGTTGGCCTGGGCGAATCCGTAAAAGCGCATCAGCTCAAGGGTCTCGGTCACGAAATCCCTGGAGAACCCCAGGCCTTCTTTTTTAAAAATTTCGAAAAGCTCGTCTGAGGTCAGGTGGGTGTCGCTTTTTAAAAAAACGTCGAGAATCTTGAACCGGTCTTCAAAACGGTCGATCCGCTCTTTTTGAAACAGTTTTTTAAACTGTTCCTTTTCCTGGATGTGGGAGTTCATCCGCATGTCGTCTCAGGTTTTTTATTCTTTATTTTTTATTTAAAAAAGCCGGGGGGGAGCTTCCAGAGAGTCGTCTCTAACTGGGGCCGGGGATTTCATAGGTGGAGCACGATCCCGAGGAGCAGGTCCGGTTCTGAACCGAGGGGCCGCCGGTCTTGGGGGCCGATGATCCGGCGCTCATGCTGTAATTCGTCGCGCTCAGGACCCTTTCAAATTCAGGCGAGTCGCACTCGGGGCACGCGGGTTTGGCGGTGTCTTCTTCTTTGACGGTGAGCCATTCAAAAAAATGGCCGCATTTTAAACATTTGAATTCGTATATGGGCATGGGGGGCTCCTTTCTTTTTATGTGTTCCTAATGTTAAGCATTTCCCTGGCATGTTCAAGGGTCGCCTCTGTGATCTTTTCCCCCCCGAGCATTCGCGCCACCTCACGCAGGCGCTCCCCGGAATCCAGGGGCCTGATCCGGGCCAGTGTCCGGCCGTCTTCCACATGCTTGGATATCCGGAAATGGGCGTCTGCGAACCGGGCGATCTGGGGAAGATGGGTGATGCAGATCACCTGGTGGCGGGTGGACAGGGACAAAAGCTTTTTCCCCACCACCTCGGCCACCTCGCCGCCGATTCCCGCGTCCACTTCGTCGAACACCACGGTCTCCAGGGACTCGTTTTCAGACAGTATGGCCTTTAAGGCCAGCACCACCCGGGACAGCTCACCGCCCGAGGCGATGGCGGCCAGGGGTTTGCCGGGCTCGCCGGGATTGGGGGCGATGACGAAGGAGGCCCGGTCCATCCCGGTTTCGCCGATCATGAATTTTCCGACCATGAGATACGGGTTGTGGCCTTCGGGCGCGGGCGCGGGATCAAGGGACACGGAAAACCGGGTCCGGGGCATTTTAAGGGACGCCAGCTCGGCCTCCGCTTTTTTGGACAGAGTTTTGGCGGCTTTTTTCCTTTTTTCGGACAAATCCAGGCAAAGGGCCTTTCGTTTTTCGTGGGAGGACTGGATGGCCGCCTCGATTTCGGCCCGGGTCTCCGCCAGGCCCTCAATGCCCGCGCGCTCTTTCCGGACAGAGTCGAGATGGGCCGAAATCCCCTCCAGACTCCCCCCGTATTTGCGTTTGAGCCTGTTGAGCGTGTCCACGCGCGCCTCGATCTCCTCCAGACGGTTTTCATCGATGGAGATATCCGCCAGGTATCCCCGCAACTCCTGGGCGATATCCTCCACCTGGAGAGAGGCGTCCTCCACAGCCCGGGCGTGGGGTTTGAGCGCCGGATCGATGTCCGCGGCTTTTTCCAGGCTCCGGGCCGCCGCCGCCATTTTTTCCACCACGGAGCCCTGGCGGCTGTAAAGCTCCTCTATGCTGTTGTAGGCGGTCTCGTACAAAGTGGCGTGGTTTTTGATCCGGAGCCGCTCCTCTTCCAGGTCCCGGTCTTCGTCCGGCTGTATCCGGGTTTTTAAAATTTCGTCCTCCTGGAATCTGAGCAGCTCGATCCGCTCGGCCCGGCGCTCTTCCCGGGACCGGATTTCATCCAGTTTTTCGATGAGGGGCAGGGCCTCTTTGTGGAGCCGGGTCAGCTCCTCGCGCATGGAGGAAAGACCCGCGAACTGATCCAGAAGGAAAAGATGGCTCTCCTCTTTTAAAAGACCCTGGTGGGAGCGCTGGGCCGATATGCCGGCCAGGCCCCCGGCGATGGATTTAAGCAGGCCGATGGTGGCCAGGCGTCCGTTGACATGAATCCGGCTTCGGCCGTTCCGGGCGATCACGCGCCTGGCCACAAGCTCATCTGAGGGCTCGTGACCCGCCGCCTCCAGCTTTTGGGAGACATCTTCGGGAATGTCGAACAGCGCCTCGATCTCGGCGGTCTCCCCGCCTGAGCGGATGAGGTCTGAATGGGCCCGGCCGCCCAGAAGCAGGGTCATGGCGTTGATGATCACGGATTTCCCGGCCCCGGTCTCCCCGCTTAAGATGGTGAGCCCTTCCTGGAATGTGATGCTCAGATCGTCAATGATGGCGAAATTTTTAATGGAAAGTTCCAGAAGCATAGAGTACCCTTTAAGGGTTTTTGTTTAAAAACGCAAGGATTTATTGGCCCGAAATCCGGCGCGGGCCGTTCAGCGGGGCGCCTTCGCCGGGGGCGGGCGCTCATATTTAAGTTGACAAGACGGGAAAAAAAGACATAAAAGACATAGTTTTATGACATTGAACAGGCCGGGGTGGAATGGAGACGGATTTTGCGGACATTGATCAGATCAAAAGAACCGCCGTCGGGGCGGCCTACAAAGGCGGGGCCTTTATCCGGGAGCGTTTCGGAAAAATCCGGAAGGTGTCCAAGAAAGGCGCCATTGATCTGGTGACCGAGGCGGATATCGGCGCCGAAGAGATCATCATCCGGACCGTGCGAAGCCGCTATCCCGACCACGGGATACTGGCCGAGGAAAGCGGGGCCCGAAACGAAGGCGCCGAATGCCTGTGGACCATCGATCCCCTGGACGGCACCACGAATTTCACCCACGGGCTTGGCATTTTTTCCGTTTCCATCGCTTTTTCGGTCCGGGGGGAGGAAGAGGCCGGCGTGGTTTTCAACCCCATGACAGGCGAGCTTTTCTCAGCGGTCCGGGGGCGGGGAGCCGACCTGAACGGACGCCCCGTCCATGCCTCATCGACGCGGGAGCTGTCCGAAAGCCTTCTGGTCACGGGGTTTCCGTACCGTTTCTCCGAGATCATGCCGGACGCCCTGGCGGTTTTCGGAAGGTTCATGGAGGCGTCCCGGGGGGTTCGCCGCCTGGGCTCCGCGGCGCTGGACCTGTGTTTTGTGGCCTGCGGACGCTTTGAGGGTTTTTGGGAGCAAAACTTAAAACCCTGGGACACGGCCGCCGGCGCCCTCATCGCCCGGGAGGCCGGGGCGCTTGTGACGGATTTTTCCGGAGCGCCCCACCGGCCGGAAAAAAAGGAGATACTGGCGGCCGGGCCGAACGCTCACAAAGAGATGCTTTCACTTATAAGGACGATTGAATGAAAATACCGGAAGATGACATGACCATTGACGAACGGATGGAATGCTTCGGCGAATTCCATCTGGCGGACCCTGTCTGCAGAAAATTTTGCTCCATCAGCCTGCGCTGCGTCATGGAGCGCGATGAAAAGGCGCGGGCGGAAATGCTGGAAGAGCTGGTTTTCACGGACAGCGCTTCCATGAAAATGCAATAGGAGGCCCGGCCGGGCCTTGATATGACGCTTTACACCACCCTTCTTCGGGTCGCGGCCCTTTTGGGGCTTCCCCTGATCATCCCCTGGGTTCTTCTGTCCGCCAAAAGACGGAAAACCGTTCCCGGACGCCTGGGTCTGGGAAACCCCTGGCCCAGGCTCCCCCAAAGGCCCATCTGGATTCACGCCCTTTCGGTGGGCGAGGTTCTTTCAGCCGCGCCTTTGGCAAATGCCCTTTCAAAAACGCGCGGCCCCGGGGGAATCGTGTTTTCCGTCTCCACCCTCACCGGGCTCGAAGTGGCCCGGAAGACGCTTCCACTCGATCCCCGGCATATCTTTTTTTTCCCATACGATTTTAAACGCCTGGTCCGAAAAGCCGTGGGCGTCGTCCGTCCCCGCATGGCGGTCATCGTGGAGACGGATGTCTGGCCCCATTTCATGGGTGAATTAAAACGCCGCCGCGTCCCGGCGGTCTGGGTCAACGCCCGGCTTTCGGAAAGATCGTTCCGGGGCTATGGCCGGTTTCGATGGTTTTTCAAGCCGCTGTTTTCCACCTTTTCGAAAATCGCCGTCCAGACCCGGGAGGACGCCCGGCGTTTCACGGCCCTGGGCGTGGACCCGGACCGGATCCGGGTGGCCGGGAATCTGAAGTTTCACCAGGACGCTGATTCCGGGGCTATGGCCGGGGCCGGGGACGAAAAGGCCCGGCTGGGGCTTTCGCCGGGGCGAAAGGTGTTTGTGGCCGGAAGCGTTCACAGGCCCGAGGAGGCCGCGCTGGCGGATGTGTTCAAACGGCTCAGGGGCGACCATCCGGATCTGTTTATGATCGCGGCCCCCCGGGACCCGTCCCGGGCCGGGTCCCTGGTCCGCCTTCTCAGGGCCGGGGGATTTCGCGCCGGGCCGCTGTCCGAAGATCCGGGCGCCGAAAAGCGCGACGCGGTGGTGGTGGATCAAATCGGGGTTTTGCGCCGTCTTTACGCGGCGGGCGACGCGGCCTTCATCGGCGGAAGCCTGGCCAGGCGCGGCGGGCACAATCCCCTTGAGCCGGCGGCCTTTGGAAAACCCGCGGTGTTTGGCCCGGACATGAGCGATTTCGCGGAAATTTCCCGGAAACTTCTGGAGAGCGGGGGGGCCTTTGCCGCGGCCGACGCCCGGGAGGTTTATGAAATCGTGTCCGGCCTTCTGGCGGATGAAAAAAAAGCCCGGGCCGCCGGAAAAAAAGCGCGGGAGGTTTTTGATCAGAACCAGGGCGCCCTGGACCGGGTTCTTGAGATAATAGAGACTGCGGGGAGTTAAAAAAACAATAGGGTGGCCAAGACAGGGGAAATGTGGTAGGGAAGCGAAAGAAAAACAAGGGGGGATCAGAAAAAATGGCGCCAAAGGACATGGAAAAATTCCAGGAGCGGCCGGCGGCCCGTTCCCTGGAAAAACTGGCGGAACTGTTTAAACGAAAGGGCCTGGCCGGACCGGACGGGGCTTTTGCGCTTCCGTTCAATATGAAGCGCGTCACCTACCATCCCGACGGTCAGCTTCTGATCGGCGCGGCGGTGTATGAGACCATTCGCCGGATGGGGCTTAAGCCCGCGGCCATGGGCGGCATGACCACCGGGGCCGATCCCGTGGCCATCGCGGCGGCCTTCGCCTCGCGCCTGAAAGACGATCCCATCCATGCCTTTGTGATTCGGAAAAAGGCCAAAGACCACGGGATCAAAGGCCAGGTGGAGGGAAACGCGGAGCCCGGGGACCCGGTGGTCATGCTGGATGATTTCGCCGTCACAGGCAAGACCATGATTGAGTCCGTGGACATTGCGAAAAAAACCGGTCTGAATGTTCTGGCGGCCCTGATTCTTCTGGACATGTCCGGGGGAAAGGCGCTTGAGAATATTCAGGCGCATGTCCCCAGGGCGCTTGCTCTTTTGACCCCAAAGGATTTTTGAAAAAACCCATGAGACGGACCGGACATATGTGGAGACACGCGGCGGCGGCCGCCCTTTTCTTTTTTTTGTGTTCAGGATGCGTGATTTTCGCCCCGGAAAAGCGCCCCGGCGCGCCCCTGGACATGCCGGAGCGCTATTCCGTCCGGACCCGGGCCGCCGGGGACGGGGATTCGTTCGGGGGGGAGTGGTGGCGCGCCTTTGGAAGCGAGGAGTTAAACCGCCTGGTGTCCCGGGCGCTGTCCGGCAACTTCGACATTGAGACGGCCCGGGCCAGACTGGCCCAGGCCCAGGCGTCGGCCCGGAAAATAAACGCCGGGGCCATGCCCGTTTTGACCGGGGAGGCCGGCGCCGGGACTTCCAAAAACCGGGTCCGGGCCTCTTCGCGGGCGCCCGCGAAGATTTCCGAACAGGAGTCATGGAGCCTGGGAATGGCGGCCTCCTACGAGATTGATCTCTGGGGCCGGGTCCGGTCCATGCGCCGGGCCGGGGCCGCCGGCGCGGCGGCGGCCCGTGAGGATATGGAGGCGGCGGCCATGACGGCGGCCGCCCGGACAGTGGAGACCTGGATCGATCTCATCGCCGTTCGCCGGGAGATGGCCACGCTCCAAAAACAGATTCAAAACGCCCAAAGCCTGCTTGAAGCGCAAAAGGTCCGTTTTTTAAACGGCCGGGCCCGGGCCATCGAGGTGTCGGGCCAGAAAGAGGCCCTGGCCGCCATCCGCTCCGAGGCCCCGATTCTTCGTCTTTCCGAAAGACGCCTGATGACGGCCCTGGCCTTTCTTTTGGGAATGGCCTCTCCCAGTCATCTGGAAATCGCCGAATTCGACATTCCCGAGCCGCCGCCCATGCCCCCGGCGGGGGTTCCGGCGGATCTTCTGGCCGGACGGCCCGATGTCCGGGCCGCCTCTTTGCGCCTTCAATCGGCGGATTGGGAGGTTTCAGCGGCCCGGGCCGACCTGCTTCCATCCCTGTCCCTTTCCGGACGCTCAAGTTTTGCCGCCGCCGAGACCGGCCTTTTGTTTGACAACTGGCTTTTGAATCTGGCCGCCGGTCTGACCGGGCCTCTTTTTGACGGGGGCCGCAGGGGCGCCGAGGCGGACCGGGCCCGGGCCGTGGCCCGGGAGCGTCTGACCGCCTACGCCCGGACCGTGGCCGAGGCCGTGAAAGAGGTCGAGGACGCCATGGCCGAAGAGGAGCGGCGCAGGGTTTACGCGGGGCTTTTAAAACAGCGCCTCAAAGCCGCCGGGGAAACCATGAAAGAGGCGTTTTTGCTGTATCGAAACGGGGCCGGGGACTATTTGTCATACTCAGGAGCCCTGACCTCCTTCTGGAGTCTTGAAAGACTGGTTGAGACCGAAAAGGCGGCCCTGGCCAAGGCGCGGGTGGGTGTGTTTCGGGCGCTGGGGGGAAACTGGACCCGGGAGCCGGCCCAATGGGGCGCCGAGTCCGATGAACAGGGGAATGGGAAAAAATGAGCGCGGCAAAAGAAAAAAACACTGGCGGAATCCTGGCGAAAATTTTGGTCCCGGCTGTGCTGATCGCGGCGGGCGCGGCCGGCTGGTTTTATTTTAAGCATTCGGCGCCGGAAATCAAACGAAAGCCTCCCACGCCCCGCGTCGCGGCGGTGGAGGCGATCACGGCCATGCGCGGGGACGTCCGGGCGAGGGTTTCCGCCCTGGGGGTGGCCAAACCCGCCCGAACCGTTATTCTCAGGTCCCGGGTGTCCGGGGAGGTGAGGCGCGTCTCTCCCCGTCTGGTCCCCGGGGGCCGTTTTCAAAAGGGCGAGGAGATCGCCTCCATAGACCCCGCCGATTACCGGGCCGATCTCAAAAAGGCCCAAAGCGCCCTGGAAAGGGCCCGGGCCGACTTGATGATCGAACAGGGAAGCCGTCGCGTGGCCGAAGAAGAGCTTAAAATTCTGTCTGAGACAGGCGCGGCCGAAATCGTCGAAACCGATTTGATTTTAAGAGAGCCCCAGCTCAAAAAGGCCCGGGCCGTCGTGGCGTCGGCCGAGGCGGATCTGGCCAAAGCCGGGCTGAATCTCAAACGGACCTCCATCCGGGCCCCCTTCAACGCCCTGACCCTTGAGCGTCACGTGGAGCCGGGCTCCGTGGCCGGCTCCCAGGACCCCATCGCCACCCTGGCCGGCGCCGATGATTACTGGGTGGAGGTCTCGGTCCCCCTTGACCGCCTCCATATGCTCAATATTCACCCCCGGAAAGGCTCCCGGGCCCTGGTCCGCTCTCAGACGGGCGACGGCGTGTGGGAGGGAAGGGCCATCCGCCTGGCCGGACGCCTGGAGGAAAAAACCCGGCTGGCCACCGTGATCGTCCGGGTGGCCGACCCCCTGGGACCGGCCGCCGGGAAGAAAAAGGCGGGACGCCCGTCCCGGCCTTTGATGATCAACGATTATGTGGAGGTGGCGTTTTCGGGAAAAACCATCCGCTCCGCCATTCCCCTTCCCCGGAAAGCCCTGCGGGATGGGGACGCCGTGTGGCTGTATGACGACGGCAGGCTTCGGATCGTGAAGGCGGACCTGGCCTGGAAACAGGACGGACTGGTTCTGGTGGAAAGCGGCCTTGAGGAAGGCGAAAAGGTCATTGTCTCGGATATTTCCCTGCCGGTGGAGGGGATGCCCCTGGTCCTCATGGAGGGGAAAAAGACAAAAGAGGAAAACGCCCCATGAGCGACGGGATTTCCCATGAAAAACCCAAAGGACCCATTTCCTGGATGACGGCCAATCCGGTGGCGGCCAACCTTCTGATGATTCTTCTTGTCGTGGGCGGGCTTCTGATCGGCATGAGGGTGAAGCAGGAGGTGTTTCCCGACTTCAACCTGGACATGGTCAATATTTCCGTGGCCTACCCCGGCGCGAGCCCCGGGGAGGTGGAGAACGGGGTGGTCCTGGCCATTGAGGAGGCCATTCGGGACATTGAGGGCGTGGATGAGATGGTGTCCACCTCCTCTGAAGGCTTGGGTTTTGTGAGCGTGGAGGCGGTCAAGGGCGCCGATGTGGACACGCTGTGGCTGGAAATCAAAAACCAGGTGGACAGAATCGACACCTTTCCGGACGAGGCCCTGGACCCCAATGTGTCCATCGCCTCAAGGGACCGGGACGTCATCACCATCGCCCTTTTCGGCTCCGTGGGCGAGGCGGTCCTGCGGGAGGCCGGGGAGCAGGCCCGGGACGAGTTTCTTTCGCATCCCGACATCACCCGGGCGGAGCTTTCCGGGGTCCGGGACCATGAGATTCATGTGGAGGCCCCCACGGATCGGCTTCGCATGCACGGCCTGACCCTGGGCGACATCGCCTCGGCCATCCGCTCGGCCTCCGTGGAGATGGGCGGGGGGGCGCTCAAGACGGAAAGCGGGGACCTGCTGGTCCGGGTCGACGACCGAAGGGACTACGCCGCCGAGTACGCCCGGCTGCCCCTTCTGACCCAGGAAAGCGGGGCGCGGATTTTCCTGGGAGATGTGGCCGCGGTGTCCGAGGGCTTTGAGGACACGGATTCCTGGGCGTTTTACAACGGCGAAAAGGCCGTCCTCATCGAGGTGTACCGGGTGGGGGACCAGACCCCGGCCCGTGTGGCGGCGGGCGCCCGGGCCGTCATGGAAAGACTCAAGGCCGAGCTGCCCCCGGGGCTTCATCTGGAGGTGGTCCGGGACCTGTCCCTTATTTTTGAGCAGCGCGCCGAGCTTTTGCTCAAAAACGCCGGCCTGGGGCTTATTCTCGTGTTCATCCTTCTGGCCCTTTTTCTGGAGCCGGGACTGGCTTTCTGGGTCAGCATGGGCATCCCCATCTCTTTTCTGGGCGCGTTTCTCATCATGGGAAACCTGTCCATCTCCATCAACATGGTCACCATGTTCGCCTTTATCGTCACTTTGGGAATCGTGGTGGACGACGCCGTGGTGGTGGGGGAAAACATTTACCATTTCAGGCGCCGGGGCCTGTCCTTTTTTCAAGCGGCGGTGAAAGGCGCCCGGGGGGTGGCGCTGCCGGTGGTGTTCAGTGTGCTCACCAACATGGCGGCCTTTCTGCCCATGTTTTTTGTGCCCGGCGTCATGGGCAAGATTTTCCGATACATTCCCATGGTGGTGATCAGCGTGTTCGCCATTTCCCTGGTGGAAAGCCTTTTTGTTTTGCCGTCCCACCTGTCCCACGGCCGGAAAAAAGAGCCGGGACGGCTCAATTTCCCGGCGAGGTGGCAAAGAAAATTCAGCGCCGTGTTTGAGGCGTTTGTCCGGGGCCCCTACGCCCGGTTTCTGACATGGGTGTTAAGCCATCGATATTCCGTCATCGCCCTGGGTGTGGCCATGCTCATGGCCACGGCGGGCTATTTGTCCTCGGGCCGCCTGGGCATGGAGATGTTTCCCAAGGTTGAGTCGGACTACGCCTACTGCGAGGCCGTTCTTCCCTACGGCTCCCCCGCGTCCCAACTCATGGCCGCGGAGGGGCGGCTGGTTCAGGCCGCCCGGGAGGTGGGCCGGGAAAACGGCGGGGAAAAGCTGGTCAAGGGCGTGTTTTCCCGGGTGAGCGGCAACCGGATCACGGTCCGGTTTTACCTCACCGATCCCGATATCCGGCCGGTGAGCACCGGGCGGGTCACGACGCTGTGGCGCGAGCGGGCGGGAAAGATTCCCGGCCTGGAATCTTTGGCTTTTGAATCGGACCGGGGCGGGCCCGGCTCCGGACGGGGGCTTTCCATTCAGCTCAGCCACCGGAACAAAGATATCCTGGAAAGGGCCGGGGCGGCGCTGGCTGAAAAGATCGAGGAGTATCCCATGGCCCAGGACATCGATGACGGATCGGCCAGGGGGAAACGCCAGCGCGACATCCGTTTGATGCCGGCCGGCGAGCGCATGGGGCTCACCTCCCGTGAGGTGGCGGCCCAACTCCGGGGGGCCTTTTACGGCATTGAGGCCGTCAAAAATCAGCGGGGCCGAAACGAGCTGACGGTCCGGGTCCGTCTTCCCGAATCCGAGCGGGCCTCCGAGTCCACCCTGGATGACCTGACCCTTCTGGCGCCCCGTGGAGAGATTCCTTTGCGAAACGCCGTGGAAATCATCCCCGGCCGGGCCTACACGTCCATCAACCGGACCGACGGCCGCCGGGTGATTTCAGTGACGGCCAACGTGCGGCCCCGGTCCCAGGCCGACACCCTGAAAAAGGCCCTGGAAAAAGACGTTCTGCCGGATTTAAAGAAGCGTTTTCCCGGCCTTTCCCACAGCTTCAAAGGCCGCCAGGCCGAGACCCGGGAAAGCGTTTCCAGCCTGATGACCGGGCTGGCCATGGCGCTTATCCTGGTGTACGCCCTTTTGGCCGTCCCGCTTAAAAGCTATCTCCAGCCTGTGATCATCATGTTTTGCATCCCCTTCGGCATGATCGGGGCTGTTTTGGGCCATATCATCATGGGATACAGCCTTTCGGTGATCAGTCTGTTCGGCATTGTGGCCCTGGCCGGCGTGGTGA
Proteins encoded in this window:
- a CDS encoding conserved hypothetical protein (Evidence 4 : Unknown function but conserved in other organisms), with amino-acid sequence MKIPEDDMTIDERMECFGEFHLADPVCRKFCSISLRCVMERDEKARAEMLEELVFTDSASMKMQ
- a CDS encoding conserved hypothetical protein (Evidence 4 : Unknown function but conserved in other organisms), with amino-acid sequence MTLYTTLLRVAALLGLPLIIPWVLLSAKRRKTVPGRLGLGNPWPRLPQRPIWIHALSVGEVLSAAPLANALSKTRGPGGIVFSVSTLTGLEVARKTLPLDPRHIFFFPYDFKRLVRKAVGVVRPRMAVIVETDVWPHFMGELKRRRVPAVWVNARLSERSFRGYGRFRWFFKPLFSTFSKIAVQTREDARRFTALGVDPDRIRVAGNLKFHQDADSGAMAGAGDEKARLGLSPGRKVFVAGSVHRPEEAALADVFKRLRGDHPDLFMIAAPRDPSRAGSLVRLLRAGGFRAGPLSEDPGAEKRDAVVVDQIGVLRRLYAAGDAAFIGGSLARRGGHNPLEPAAFGKPAVFGPDMSDFAEISRKLLESGGAFAAADAREVYEIVSGLLADEKKARAAGKKAREVFDQNQGALDRVLEIIETAGS
- a CDS encoding RND family efflux transporter, MFP subunit — encoded protein: MSAAKEKNTGGILAKILVPAVLIAAGAAGWFYFKHSAPEIKRKPPTPRVAAVEAITAMRGDVRARVSALGVAKPARTVILRSRVSGEVRRVSPRLVPGGRFQKGEEIASIDPADYRADLKKAQSALERARADLMIEQGSRRVAEEELKILSETGAAEIVETDLILREPQLKKARAVVASAEADLAKAGLNLKRTSIRAPFNALTLERHVEPGSVAGSQDPIATLAGADDYWVEVSVPLDRLHMLNIHPRKGSRALVRSQTGDGVWEGRAIRLAGRLEEKTRLATVIVRVADPLGPAAGKKKAGRPSRPLMINDYVEVAFSGKTIRSAIPLPRKALRDGDAVWLYDDGRLRIVKADLAWKQDGLVLVESGLEEGEKVIVSDISLPVEGMPLVLMEGKKTKEENAP
- the suhB gene encoding Inositol-1-monophosphatase is translated as METDFADIDQIKRTAVGAAYKGGAFIRERFGKIRKVSKKGAIDLVTEADIGAEEIIIRTVRSRYPDHGILAEESGARNEGAECLWTIDPLDGTTNFTHGLGIFSVSIAFSVRGEEEAGVVFNPMTGELFSAVRGRGADLNGRPVHASSTRELSESLLVTGFPYRFSEIMPDALAVFGRFMEASRGVRRLGSAALDLCFVACGRFEGFWEQNLKPWDTAAGALIAREAGALVTDFSGAPHRPEKKEILAAGPNAHKEMLSLIRTIE
- a CDS encoding FmdB family transcriptional regulator, producing the protein MPIYEFKCLKCGHFFEWLTVKEEDTAKPACPECDSPEFERVLSATNYSMSAGSSAPKTGGPSVQNRTCSSGSCSTYEIPGPS
- a CDS encoding conserved hypothetical protein (Evidence 4 : Unknown function but conserved in other organisms) is translated as MKKNIAFLPLVFFIWAAFWLIPAAARHENEAKQTKKAPRLSVKAPVANIRSGPGAEYDVLWRAEKHYPFIPIGESGNWHYFKDFENDRGWIYKPLAGPAPSVIIKAEICDIRSGPGESHESLFRVKKGVPFKVLEKKGEWIRVEHGDGDKGWVRESFVW
- a CDS encoding DNA repair protein RecN; the protein is MLLELSIKNFAIIDDLSITFQEGLTILSGETGAGKSVIINAMTLLLGGRAHSDLIRSGGETAEIEALFDIPEDVSQKLEAAGHEPSDELVARRVIARNGRSRIHVNGRLATIGLLKSIAGGLAGISAQRSHQGLLKEESHLFLLDQFAGLSSMREELTRLHKEALPLIEKLDEIRSREERRAERIELLRFQEDEILKTRIQPDEDRDLEEERLRIKNHATLYETAYNSIEELYSRQGSVVEKMAAAARSLEKAADIDPALKPHARAVEDASLQVEDIAQELRGYLADISIDENRLEEIEARVDTLNRLKRKYGGSLEGISAHLDSVRKERAGIEGLAETRAEIEAAIQSSHEKRKALCLDLSEKRKKAAKTLSKKAEAELASLKMPRTRFSVSLDPAPAPEGHNPYLMVGKFMIGETGMDRASFVIAPNPGEPGKPLAAIASGGELSRVVLALKAILSENESLETVVFDEVDAGIGGEVAEVVGKKLLSLSTRHQVICITHLPQIARFADAHFRISKHVEDGRTLARIRPLDSGERLREVARMLGGEKITEATLEHAREMLNIRNT
- a CDS encoding Fur family transcriptional regulator, translated to MRMNSHIQEKEQFKKLFQKERIDRFEDRFKILDVFLKSDTHLTSDELFEIFKKEGLGFSRDFVTETLELMRFYGFAQANRFQNGSPRYEPLILDRRHDHMVCAKCRKIIEFHSKALEDLQMEIAAAHGFHMLQHKMDIYGICSQCLKERSDLIPLARARAGETATIEKFLGGRRFEARMLSMGIRRGETVRIITNRGEGQLVAAVENRRFVIGSKMAFKILARPEAGPGKQRGSA
- a CDS encoding conserved exported hypothetical protein (Evidence 4 : Unknown function but conserved in other organisms), whose product is MWRHAAAAALFFFLCSGCVIFAPEKRPGAPLDMPERYSVRTRAAGDGDSFGGEWWRAFGSEELNRLVSRALSGNFDIETARARLAQAQASARKINAGAMPVLTGEAGAGTSKNRVRASSRAPAKISEQESWSLGMAASYEIDLWGRVRSMRRAGAAGAAAAREDMEAAAMTAAARTVETWIDLIAVRREMATLQKQIQNAQSLLEAQKVRFLNGRARAIEVSGQKEALAAIRSEAPILRLSERRLMTALAFLLGMASPSHLEIAEFDIPEPPPMPPAGVPADLLAGRPDVRAASLRLQSADWEVSAARADLLPSLSLSGRSSFAAAETGLLFDNWLLNLAAGLTGPLFDGGRRGAEADRARAVARERLTAYARTVAEAVKEVEDAMAEEERRRVYAGLLKQRLKAAGETMKEAFLLYRNGAGDYLSYSGALTSFWSLERLVETEKAALAKARVGVFRALGGNWTREPAQWGAESDEQGNGKK
- a CDS encoding putative Orotate phosphoribosyltransferase (Evidence 3 : Putative function from multiple computational evidences); its protein translation is MAPKDMEKFQERPAARSLEKLAELFKRKGLAGPDGAFALPFNMKRVTYHPDGQLLIGAAVYETIRRMGLKPAAMGGMTTGADPVAIAAAFASRLKDDPIHAFVIRKKAKDHGIKGQVEGNAEPGDPVVMLDDFAVTGKTMIESVDIAKKTGLNVLAALILLDMSGGKALENIQAHVPRALALLTPKDF